The Fusarium keratoplasticum isolate Fu6.1 chromosome 4, whole genome shotgun sequence genome contains the following window.
CCATGGCCGAAAGGAGGTCGGTTGCcaccaggaggaggagagtaGATACCGCCCAGGCCAGGGGTATTGGGCCTTGCAACAGATCCCACCGGCGTAGACCTCATAAGCCCACCGATGCTAACCTGATGTTTGTGAGAGATGGATCCTGGCCGAGGACGGGTCCCTTCCGCAGGATTGTTGGCTTTCTcggccttgttcttgttcaACTCCGCCATCCACGCGGGCTGCGACGTGTTTGACCTGTGCTGAGGCTTGGGTGACTCGGGCTTATTCAAAGCACTCTCCAGCCAGCTAGACTTGGTCGGGCTCCACCGTCGAGGATCCATTGTCTTGGATGGGCTCGTTGGAACGTGGATCCTTTCTTCCCCAGCCTTGGGGGTCTTGGATTCCAGGGCGCTGTCGATTGTGGGAGCTTTCGGTGTGGTTTCGATCTCCGACTCCCCATTTCGTGACGTAGGCCGGCTCGAGCTTGGCGTAGTAGATCCAGGGCGCACCATGCTCTGAGGTCGGCCAGCTCCGGGCAGGCCAGTGCTTCGACTTGAGGCTATTGAGTCACCACGGGCCAGGCCTGGGGGGCTCGTTACGCTCCATCGCTTGACGCTGTCGgacctcttcatcatggcgcTCTGTACAAAGCCCCCTACACCTTTGGTAGGTGAGTTGGACCGAGAGTTGGACCGGATAGGGGATGTGCGGCCTGAAGGGGTCCTCGCGAAGCGGTCAACCAATGGCTTGTCGTCACCTGGGCCATCGAAGCCTGGAGGATTGAGAGTCGGAGGGCTTGCCAAACGCATCTTGGTAGGAGAAGGGGTCTCCTCGACAGGCGGGCTAGGCTTGGGTTGGTCGGCTGTCATGCCCGGCAGCTGGGCCTTGACAGAGGCCATATCCAAACgatcctcgtcttcaacctgGTTCTTTCGGTAAGCAGCAGAGCTTGCTCCCCGATCAGCCGTCTGACGGAACCACGAGGGATCTTTCGAGCCGAGTGCCTGGGCGATCTGGTCTTTGGAAAAGGCTTGCTCGGTGGCAGAGGCGGGAGCAGGTGCGGCATCCTGCGACCCGGCCAGCGACCGCTGGGTCGCATTTTGGGTCGCGAGCATGCTCAGGGGACGGGCGGCGCCGCTGCGGGAGCTAGGCCGGCGCTGCCACGACAGCGTAGACGAACGGGCGGGTGGTGTCGATGCTGTTGTAGGAGACTTGGTGTCGACGTCGAGGGGCGTCTCGTTCTCCTTGGTGGGCGAGGAGTCGGGGGGGTCCATGGGGgtctcgagcttggcctcaGGCTCTGGCGGTTGAGGGGAGCCTTCGTCCTTGGGGACGACGGGGGACTCGAGCTTCAATGCCTCGGAAAGGTGTATGCTGCGTCGGCTGGAGCGTGGGGACGGGGTGTTTGCGGGTGAGGACTTTTGCGGCGAGATGGATCTGGCACGTTCTAGGAGCAAGGACCCGTGGTTAGCAAGAAAAAAGGACAGCGATTGAGTGATTCGACATgagcagcatcaacaacatccacGACCTAGAAAAAACAGCATGCAAAGAGATCATGGAGTAAAACAGGTAAATAACAATGGGGACGAAAAGTAAACACCGGGACGTTATGTTGTGTACGACGGGGAATGTTGGCCTGACGAAAGTGGACGCCATCAATGCAACAGCAAAAGTCTAGCATCACGTCtctctcccatcccatcccgtcACATCGCAACACAGCACAGAGCTTTCTAGGACCTCTCTCACCTTCACGACGGGCTTGCCTCTCTCGCTTGGCAGCCAGGTATTCCTCGAGCTCACGGGCTCGcacctcgtcttcttcgatCTGCTGGCCTCGCAGGCGTTCGACCTGCTCGAGGAACTGGGAGACTTCGTCGGACATGGCTCTCGGACATGACACGGAACGGGGGGTGGAGGGATGGATGTTTTAGAAcgggcggcagcggcagcagagAGCAGGATTTGGGAGGGGGCCGCTATGCATAAGCAAATGGAGCagtaagaagaagaaaaaaaaagaaggcaATCCCACGCAAAAGAACGCTGCAACTATTAATTCCTAGGTCTCTTTCCTGCCGGGCGTCGCCTCGGGTTGCCGATGGGAACGAACTGTAGGTGCTGCACGAGACGGGACGGGAAGAGAAAGAGTTCGCTGGGCGTTGATAAACTGGGCGTCAAAGAGAGAcagtcagccagccatggATGCATGGGATCATGTCCACCGTCCCCATCTGTAAAAGACCAGACCGCAGCTGTCCATGGAATTTTCCCTCCAGACTCCATCCATGCAACCAGTGCCCACGCGCATCACGCAGACCCTATTGGCCCGCCCCATCAGGCCCCCCTGGCAATTCTCCAGTTTAGAGGTGTCTCTCCCTAGAAACCCACCCGCGGACGGCCCCCCCGTAGCGGAAGTCTCAGGGGGGTGCTCCCGCTGCCAGCTGGAGGGCGCTCCCGCTAGAAGCTCAGCGAACCTCGATGCCGGCGATGTTCGGTGCCTGACAGCTTCAGACCCAATGGCGGTCATCAACCCCTGGCCGAGTTCGATGTTGATGCACGATTGAATTAGGTATCATACGAAGAAATGCATAAGTCAGCATGGCTCATCTTCTCCTGAGCATAACAGATTAATTAGTTGTTATGCACCAGCACGAATCCTTCCTTCactgatggatggatgcgatGCGCCATAAACAAAACCAAGAACGTCATCTTTGGTTTGTTTACTTCCATCATCCCGTCCATGGCCACGCTCCACCTCCACCGCGCTCTCGAATCCGGTGAAACCTTGTCCCCCCCATCTCAGATTCTACCTAGTCTGCTGCCCtcagaaaaaaaaggcgAATCCCATCTcagatcctcctccagccGATCGGGAATGCGACGTTGCGGCAGTGTACAAAAGTGCCGCTTTCGATGTGCCCATCCGCCGCTGGCTTGTTCCCTGTCGTTCGCGTCTGGCGTTGGAGAGCTGCCGTTTGAGTTTGACCGTTGCCCGGCGTAACGAACCCATCTATCGTTTCGGGCTATGCACGTCATGGTGGGTGGACTTCAGCTTTTAACTGCTCGTCTCAACAGTCATTTTCCTTGTTGGCTGGCTGCGTAGATAGCTTAGTATAGGAAAAGGCgcttcttggcgtcctcCACAACCCATGATAATCCCTCCTTTAGGTTGCTACCAGTCATGGCGCTGCATGGTAGGATGTGCCAACGATGAGTCCTTATCGACTCTAATTGAAGTGCCTAAACCGTTGTGAGCTCAATGTTTTTGTTATTATCTTTTGCTCCGAACTTACCGAGAGGATCTCCTGTTCCGTCATGCACCCCTCAACGTCCGTCTTGTTCGCAAACACGAGGAGGCTTGCTCCTGCAAGACGCTGTGCAACTCGTCAGTAAACTCTTGGCTTCTTACACTTCCGGCCGTTGCTATGGACGTACCTCTTCCAAGAGAAGTCCCTGCAGCTCGTCTCTGCAGTCCTCGATACGCAACCGATCCGTTGCGTCCACAACCCAGATCAGGGCATCTGTCTTCTCAAAATAATTCCTCCAGTATGACCGGAGTGTCTTCTGACCACCAACATCCCCTAAAAGAGTCAGCCATGGTGTTCAGACATTTCAGAGTGCCTAGATACACACAGATGTTGAGCTTATACCTGGGACACATCGTCAGCACTATCCATGATCACGTTGAGAGACCATCTTACCCCTCATAATCGATCGTCTTGATAATGAAGCCCAACGTCGGGCTCACCGTATTAACGTCCTCCCCCATAACCTTCTTAACAATAGTCGTTTTTCCCGCATTGTCCAGTCCCCTGTGTGGTGTCAATTTTCTGGTCCTCATTCCTTTTCGTTCGGTGAGCCCTCACAGCATCAGGATCCGCATCTCCTTATCCTTGAGGCGAGCTTTTCGCAGAATAGACAACATGGTTCGAAGCTTGGGGTATCTGAACTGGAATAACGAACGAGAAGGAGCGCCTTGTCAGATGCTTTTGAGAATTTCAGGCGAATAAATCTGATGCGATTTTTCTTTGATGTTGGGTTACTTGGACGTCGTTGAATTCTGGTGCCTGCGGCTCCCACAGCTGCACGTGATTGGTGCTCGCTTGAACGACCGTGATGCCCGATGCCACTCCAACTACACGACTCCAAAACATATTATTTCCATTGTACAGTGCAATCCATACAGTCTATCCCGCTTCAACATATCCCTCCATAGCTAGCACATGCGGCTATCACCCCAACTCGCTGTACATCTCAAGTAATGAATCAAAAGTCTACAAGCCTCCTCCACATTTGAACCTCCCAAAACACATTCTTCACACTCCCTTCCTCGCAGTCCGAATATCTTCGATGGCTGTGATGGACATCGCCCTTCAGTAGTTAGCAAGCTCCTCGGCGGAACGGACTTCCAACTCCCACACAACCAGGTCCAGCCACTCGCCGCCGCGGGTTCCTCTCTTGGCAGTCTCCTTGAAAAGACCAACTCGCTTGAAGTCAAACTTCTCCAGCATGCCCGTCATCCAAACAAGGCTCGGGTCATCTTCTCCGGTGAAGAATGTCTCAACGTAGACTCTCGCATACTGTCGGCGGTTCCTGTCGGCAGGGTACTCGTACATGGAATTGGGGTTTGAACACTCCCACTTGAAGTCGACCAGACTGTGGTGGCCTATCGTCACAGAAGCCAGAATCCGGTCAAGAAGTGCGGTTCCGATCAGCTTTCTTCGATGCTCAGGGTGGACTGCCAGTTTGATCTGCCCTGTGAGTCTGGATGCAGGACACATGTGACCAAGGAAACCCTGTCGAGTATCGGTGACAAAGGCGAACCCAAGGATGACTGCAGGCTTGGATGGCTCTTGAGCCTTCTTGAACTTCAGGAATTCCTGGTACTCTTGCTCTGCCCCCTTTGGCCATTTGGATCGGTCCAGGAACTCGCTCTGCGAGGGAACCGCCACGATGAAAGGCCGCAGGCCGCGCAAACAGGTGTCATAAACAGCCCGGATATCCGAAGCCGTGAcaggctgaggaagaaggatcTGCGAGTGGCCTTCCTTCTGAATCTCCAGGTTGACAATCTGAGCAATCTGGGCGCAGTCCTCGGGGACTGCGGGTCGTAAAGTACATCGGGCGTCGGGCCAGGGTTCTTCTTCCGGCAGCTGTGATACCTCTTCTTGCTTTAGCTGGCCAAGGACCTCTTCCTTGAGTTTCTCGCGACGAGCGAGCTCCCTGGAAATGTACATCTCCGATGTCATGTTCCACCTTCGCCACTCGGGATCTCCCATATTATGGGTGATTGTTCTGTCCTCCGTCTTGATCCTAATGTGCTTGAGGGGTTTCATGAGCTCTCCGGTATCCGTGTCGATATCACATTGATCCATGGCTGGATCCCGAGAAAGCTTGAAGTaggtgatgatgggcggCTTCCAGTCATCCAGTTGCCATTTGTCCACAGCAGCCACGACGGCGGGCAGTTTGAAAGGCCCTGGGCTAAGTGGCGCTTCAAATTTCGGAAGTTCAGTTGATCTTTCGTTCTCTTGCGCGGCCAAGGAGGGAATCTCAGCAGCTTGGTCCTGCCCTTCACTCACAACCATAGTGAGAGTGCCAGCACCAACATCTCGCTTCTCCTGCGATTCTGTAACGGCATGGATGATGTGCAGAGGTGCAGGCAACGGCACACCTCCTGGTGGCGACCCTTGGGAGAGATCTGGGCTTGCCTCTCGAGGCGAATTGGTGGTCTCTGAGCTGGACTGCTCAAACCTGGGCATCGAAGGCTGAGAGCGAACTGCATACATCTTCTGGTTCCTGTTGAGGGTCCTGGTCTGCGTTGGGGGTGTTGGTATGGCTACAGGGCGCGAAGTTTCTGGGCGACCGGCCATCTAAGCCGTGTCGTGAGAAGCTGTTTGCGCACCCTCTCGTCCAGCCCTTAGGACAACCGTCGGCCACAGGCGTGGCGGAGTCTCTGTGCGGATAGGAACGCCTACGCTCTGGGCTCGAAACTGCTGCAGCGTCCGCGAAACACTCGAGGTTGATGTGGCATCGGGGATCTCGCCCTTTTGACCACCTGAAGGACGATACATGGCTGGCTGTCGACAAGCTGACTGTGTTGAGGAGGAGTCGCTTTGATGAGGGCGCGGATTTGTGCTTGCAGCGGAAGCTTGCAGCGGATCGACTGCGCAAGAAGCAAACGATGCGCGCAGCCGTGGGTGGGCTCTGAACAAAGACCCGTCAGCAAGATCCAACGATGAGTTGTGAATGGGAAAACAAACAAAGGATTATGCGGGATGCAAAATAGTTGTGCTCGAGGAAATATGTTGGCTCGATAAAGGAGGTGAGAAGTGTTGTTGTGTCAGCCACCAAGCGGAGGAAGGAGGTCGCACGTGCTTGCGAGAAAATATGAGGAAGGCGCAAATGGCAGTGAATCATAACACCAAATCAATTTTTGTTGATGCCTTCTCGTTTAGGGCTTAGGGTTCAGTCTCAGTAAAGAAGGGCATCACGGTGCTCGAGAGAGGCAGAGAATCTGCCAGTTGCCGGGCACTGGCAGACAGTGCTTACAGCTTATTAGCTAGACCAAAGAGATCTAATGCTAGCAAACAACAGCTGGAAGTTTGTTCACATGCATTCGAGCCAGGAAATTGTAAATGAGTAGGGATGTTGATTGACAAGCTGCATGCGAATCCCTCGTTGGCTGCTTCGTTGTAAGGGGGTGAAATATAAAACATGACGTTACATCATTGTGAGAACAAGGCAGAAATTAACAAAGGAAAGGTTATTCATATTATCGTATCTCGTATCAAAACTCCTATAGGTGTCCTGGGTATTTCCTTCTATCGACCTCCAGGTCTCCGTCTCATTCCCATCCATAACCTCAACTCCGGGCTCTATAATGATACTATAGTTCTCTCCTCCAGTTCACTAATCCTCCGCGATATATATAGATGGCACAAAATTACCCCTTTCGTCCTTCTCCAAAGTCCACGGCCCCCTAATGGACCACAGGGCGATATCTCCCTGTTCAGTCCTGAGAGTAGAtgcttgatggtggtggtgggcaATCAcccccttcttcctcactTGGCTGGCTCCCCAAGCCTGACGGGGCAGAGGTCCGCGTTTGCTTCACTAACTCGGGGTTCACATCCAGTCCCATCTGTCTGCAGAAGTCCAGATATGGCTGGTCGTCAGGGGGCAGCGACACAAGGGACGGTGCGTTGCGTGTGCCAGGGGCATTGAAACGAGCGTTCAAGTTTGGGGCAGGAAAGGAGACAGTAGACATGGTGCTCCCTGAATGGCTGGGCGCATGAGACCCAAATCGTGAAAGGGAGGCCACTGAAACGGACTCCCAGATGCTCCCGCCTGCTGTAGAAGCGGGAGGACCCGCGGCGGTCGCCGAGCGTTTGAGGTTTGGCTGTGGCCGTTGACTGCTTTCCGATTCAGAATGCATCGACCGCGGCCGTCCATTTCCCAATAGAGAGGGCACATCATTGGCCGGGCCGTAGTCGCTGAGGGCAGGGTGAGTGTCGTCCTCGAATAGTTTCCGGCGCTCGTTGAGTGTAAACCCTTGGTTCTTCATGCGAACGTCCATCCAATTCGATGCCTCTTGACCCGCACGCTCGCCGGGAGTATCCAGCTCGTCCATATCGGAGGTCTGTGCCTCTTGAACTGAGTTAGACTCAGACCGTTCCTCGTTGGATTCTTCGCCCGAGGAACGCCAAGTCGAAGGCGGATTCCGAAAATATGCATAATCCAACTGACCATCTGCGTTCTGGGCCCATCCTTGGACACCTTGTCGCGGCCGTGATGGCTTTTTAGCAATAACTTCCCGCTCTACTTTCTGTGTCACGTTTTCGGCTCTCAATACTAGGAAGCGATTCGGCGTAGACAGCGTTGGATCgttctcggcagccttctttgcGGCCCTGACTTGAATTCTCACAGCTCGGAGCGTATCGGCAAGCATCTCGCTCTGGCGTCGAATAGCATCGGCTCGGTCCCTACCGAAATGGTCAATCCATGATTCGAGCAAACGCAACAGTCGGGGTTCCTTGCGCGACTTTCGACCGTAGCCTCCAGTGCGAGAAAGGAGGCTCGCTCGTAGGACAAGAAGCGCTTCATCCTGACCACCAATGGCTGACATGATACAGGCCTCGCAGCCGCCTTTGACTGATTTcggacaagaagcagcctgtGCGTATCCAAATACGATACGGAAAACTTCGGCTCCCATCCAGATCCCAGTGACAGCATCCATGCGTTTGAGCCAGGCCTTGACGCTGGCGGGGTAGGGAATGCGTCGTCGCCAGAGTCGCAAACGGTCGATGCGGCTAGTACACTCGGCGATGATATGAACCATATGACGACGGATCAGTTTGGGGTTGAGACCGTAATGAGCCTTACAGAGCTGGGCTCCCTTGGGTTTGGCACGTAACTGGTCGAGCCGGGACGAAATGCGAGCGAGGAGTTTGCTCGATCGGCGTAGGGACTCGTCAAGCTGCCCTATGCCTCTCGCCTGCTCCTCGAGCCATGCTTGGGTAGGACTCGAAAAAACAATTTCACAAGGCATCCGTAGCAGCCCCGTGAGTTGGCGGACATTCGAGTCGTAACAACGCTTTGCCATGATCAGGACAGGGAAATCGCTAAAGATGGACTGGAGGAAGTCAAGGCTCGCTATTATATGAGAATACCAAGAGCAAAATCCTTTGAGTCAAATGCCACTAAATGGTTGCAGACAACTTTCTTTTTCCGTCGCATCAAATCTGATCAAGGGGCCATATATAGCAATGGACCTTGAATGAACTTGCGAATATGGGTAGTGAACCAGTACCATCTTCCAGAATTCTTGGGTGAACAAGACAATGGGACAACTGGCTGCGCAGAAAAGCTGCTGTTCGGAAGTCACTCCCACCCATCATAGTTCTTTGTGTGAACAAGTAACCATTGTGAAGTGTGAAGGCAGACCTTGAGTTCTGTTAGCAGGTGACGTTTGCAGATATTTCCAATCCTTTCAAATGCCTACCTAGCACGTGAGGTCACAGCCAGACAAGGCCCGTATCTAGATCGTGTGGTGACGATCTCAAATGTCCGAGACGACTCGTATACATGAGTATCGAGTGTCCCTTTCCGTTAGTCGCCAGTTGCGTCAAGGCAATTCTCGATGAGTATTTGTCCGATTTTATTAGACCTGACAAAGGGAAAAAGAAGTGGACAAGTGTTGTCCATATGCTGTCAGCCGAAACAAGCACCTCGACGCCGCCATCCAACAAAGTGCACCTTTCCTTCCCGTCGTAGCGTTGCGTTATAAGGGCCAGCTGCCATAGAAATCCCAGAAGAAGTGAAAATGGCAGCGAGAAAATTCGACGGTGGCACTAGAATACAATGGTAGGTCGAATGAGCATCAAACGAGCCTCTTCCATATCAAGAGGTCCCTCCCTTCAAACTCGCCTCGGGAAACCCAGAACTCCGTGATCATGCTCGTATGTCGTTAGAAAGAATATCAGGCTTGCGATGCCAGCTTCAGACATATTGATGTCTTGCACCTTGCTGCTCCATTCGTATCCGCTCCAGGCGGATCTTAGCCGCCTCGGTGCCGTCGTCAGGCTGagccatctccttgagccaAGGGTGGTTCAGGGCCTGCTTGGCAGTGATACGTTGGGCAGGGTCGTAGACGAATATCTTCTTGAGTAGATCGACGAAGTTCTTGAGGAATGCGTTGTTGCTAGGGATGATGTCCTGTTCTTTGTCAGCAACCATAAACAGACCGGCAACTGATCTTGACCTACCGTGAGGtgcttcatggccttgacgaagcGTCGGGAGCCGCGGGTCGTGTCAGGGGTGGGGTAATCAAGCTTAAGCCGCTTGAAGTACCTATATACTGTAAGTAGGTGGACGAGTGGACTGATCTTGAGAG
Protein-coding sequences here:
- a CDS encoding ADP-ribosylation factor-like protein 2, which produces MLSILRKARLKDKEMRILMLGLDNAGKTTIVKKVMGEDVNTVSPTLGFIIKTIDYEGYKLNIWDVGGQKTLRSYWRNYFEKTDALIWVVDATDRLRIEDCRDELQGLLLEERLAGASLLVFANKTDVEGCMTEQEILSALQLESIRTHRWHILPCSAMTGSNLKEGLSWVVEDAKKRLFLY